The Neomonachus schauinslandi chromosome 4, ASM220157v2, whole genome shotgun sequence genome includes a region encoding these proteins:
- the MOV10 gene encoding helicase MOV-10 isoform X2 — protein sequence MPSKFSCRQLRETGQCFESFLVDRGLDMETDRERLRTVYNWDFKISFGTPAPGFSSMLYGMKIANLAYVTKTRVRFFRLDRWANVWFPEKRRVKLGSDISKHHKSLLAKIFYDRAEYLHGKHGVDVEVQGPHEARDGQLLIRLDLNRKEVLTLRLRNGGTQPVTLTHLFPLCRTPQFAFYNGDQELPCPLGPGECYELHVHCKTSFVGYFPATVLWELLGPGEPGSEGAGTFYIARFLAAVAHSPLAAQLKPTTPFKRTRITGNPVVTSRIEEGERPDRAKGYDLELSMALGTYYPPPRLRQLLPILLQGTSIFTAPKEIAEIKAQLETGLQWRNYEVKLRLLLHLEELQMEHDIRHYDLESVPMTWDPADQNPRLLTLEVPGVTESRPSVLRGDHLFALLSSETHQEDPVTYKGFVHKVELDRVKLSFSTSLLSRFVDGLTFKVNFTFNRQPLRVQHRALELTGRWPLWPMLFPVASRGVPLLPSDVTLKLYDRSLESNPEQLQAMKYIVMGTTRPAPYIIFGPPGTGKTVTLVEAIKQVVKHLPKAHILACAPSNSGADLLCQRLRVHLPSSIYRLLAPSRDIRMVPEDIKPCCNWDAKKGDYVFPAKKKLQEYRVLITTLITASRLVSAQFPIDHFTHIFIDEAGHSMEPESLVAIAGLMEVKETDNPGGQLVLAGDPRQLGPVLRSPLTQKHGLGYSLLERLLTYNALYKKGSNGYNPQFITKLLRNYRSHPTILDIPNRLYYEGELQACADVVDRERFCRWEGLPRQGFPIIFHGVMGKDEREGNSPSFFNPEEAATVTSYLKLLLAPSSKKGKARLSPRSVGVISPYRKQVEKIRHCITKLDKELRGLDDIKDLKVGSVEEFQGQERSVILISTVRSSQSFVQLDLDFNLGFLKNPKRFNVAVTRAKALLIVVGNPLLLGHDPDWKVFLEFCKENGGYTGCPFPAKLDLQQGQNLLQGLSKLRPSTSGPQSHDYLPQEREGEDGLSLQVEPEWRNEL from the exons CTTTGGGACCCCTGCCCCTGGCTTCTCCTCCATGCTGTATGGAATGAAGATTGCAAATCTGGCCTACGTCACCAAGACTCGGGTCAGGTTCTTCAGACTCGACCGCTGGGCCAACGTGTGGTTCCCAGAAAAGAGGAGAGTGAAGCTGGGGTCAGACATCAGCAAACACCACAAGTCACTGCTAGCCAAGATCTTCTACGAcag GGCTGAGTATCTTCACGGGAAACATGGGGTGGACGTGGAAGTCCAGGGGCCCCATGAAGCCCGAGATGGGCAGCTCCTTATCCGCCTGGATTTGAACCGCAAGGAGGTGCTGACCCTGAGGCTTCGGAACGGAGGAACCCAGCCTGTCACCCTCACTCACCTCTTCCCACTCTGCCGGACCCCCCAGTTTGCCTTCTACAATGGAGACCAGGAGCTGCCCTGCCCACTGGGCCCCG GCGAGTGCTACGAGCTCCATGTCCATTGCAAGACCAGCTTTGTGGGCTACTTCCCGGCCACGGTGCTCTGGGAGCTGCTGGGCCCCGGGGAGCCGGGTTCAGAAGGAGCTGGTACTTTCTACATCGCCCGATTCTTGGCCGCCGTTGCCCACAGTCCCCTGGCTGCACAGCTGAAGCCCACGACTCCCTTCAAGCGGACCCGGATCACTGGAAACCCTGTAGTGACCAGCCGgatagaggaaggagagagacctGATCG CGCTAAGGGCTATGACCTGGAGCTGAGTATGGCGCTGGGCACGTACTACCCACCCCCTCGCCTCCGGCAGCTGCTCCCCATCCTTCTTCAGGGGACAAGTATCTTCACTGCCCCAAAGGAGATTGCAGAGATCAA GGCCCAGCTGGAGACAGGCCTGCAGTGGAGGAACTACGAGGTGAAGCTCCGGCTCCTGCTGCACCTGGAGGAGCTGCAGATGGAGCATGACATCCGCCATTATGACCTGGAGTCGGTGCCCATGACCTGGGACCCCGCAGACCAGAACCCCAGGCTGCTCACACTGGAG GTTCCCGGGGTGACCGAGAGCCGCCCCTCAGTGCTACGGGGTGACCACCTGTTCGCACTTTTGTCCTCTGAGACCCATCAGGAGGACCCTGTCACCTACAAGGGCTTTGTACATAAGGTGGAATTGGACCGTGTCAAGCTGAGCTTTTCCACGAG CCTCCTGAGCCGCTTTGTGGATGGGCTGACCTTCAAGGTGAACTTTACCTTCAACCGCCAGCCCCTGCGGGTGCAACACCGCGCCCTGGAGCTCACGGGGCGCTGGCCGCTGTGGCCCATGCTCTTTCCCGTGGCCTCCCGTGGGGTCCCGCTGCTGCCCTCAGATGTGACGCTCAA GCTATATGACCGCAGTCTGGAGTCGAACCCTGAGCAGCTGCAGGCCATGAAGTACATTGTCATGGGTACCACCCGTCCAGCCCCCTACATCATCTTTGGGCCTCCGGGCACTGGCAAGACTGTCACCCTAGTGGAAGCCATCAAGCAG GTGGTGAAACACTTGCCCAAAGCCCACATCCTGGCCTGCGCTCCGTCCAACTCAGGGGCTGACCTCCTCTGTCAGCGGCTCCGGGTCCACCTGCCCAGCTCCATCTACCGCCTCCTGGCCCCCAGCAGGGACATTCGCATGGTGCCCGAGGACATCAAG CCCTGCTGCAACTGGGATGCAAAGAAGGGGGATTACGTGTTTCCCGCCAAGAAGAAGCTGCAGGAATATCGTGTCTTGATTACCACCCTCATCACGGCCAGCAG GTTGGTCTCCGCTCAGTTTCCCATCGATCACTTCACACACATCTTCATCGACGAGGCCGGCCACTCCATGGAGCCCGAGAGTCTGGTGGCCATAGCAG GGCTGATGGAAGTCAAGGAAACAGACAATCCAGGAGGGCAGCTGGTGCTGGCAGGAGACCCTAGGCAGCTGGGGCCCGTGCTGCGCTCCCCGCTGACCCAGAAGCATGGGCTGGGGTACTCACTGCTGGAGCGGCTGCTGACCTACAACGCCCTATACAAGAAGGGCTCCAATGGCTATAACCCCCAGTTCATAACCAAGCTGCTGCGCAACTACAG GTCCCACCCCACCATCCTGGATATCCCTAACCGACTCTATTATGaaggggagctgcaggcctgTGCCGACGTTGTGGACCGAGAGCGTTTCTGCCGCTGGGAGGGTCTGCCTCGACAG GGCTTTCCCATCATCTTTCATGGCGTAATGGGCAAGGATGAGCGTGAGGGCAATAGCCCATCATTCTTCAACCCGGAAGAGGCTGCCACAGTGACTTCCTACCTGAAGCTGCTTCTGGCCCCCTCCTCCAAGAAGGGCAAAGCCCGCCTGAGCCCCCGAAGCGTGGGTGTCATCTCTCCATATCGGAAGCAG GTGGAAAAAATCCGTCATTGCATCACCAAACTTGACAAGGAGCTTCGGGGACTGGATGACATCAAAGACTTGAAG GTGGGCTCCGTGGAAGAGTTCCAAGGCCAAGAGCGCAGCGTCATCCTCATTTCCACCGTCCGGAGCAGCCAGAGCTTTGTGCAGCTGGATCTGGACTTTAACCTGGGTTTCCTTAAGAACCCCAAG AGGTTCAACGTGGCTGTGACCCGGGCCAAGGCTTTGCTCATCGTGGTGGGCAACCCGCTTCTCCTGGGCCATGACCCTGACTGGAAAGT ATTCCTGGAGTTCTGTAAAGAAAACGGGGGGTATACCGGGTGCCCCTTCCCTGCCAAACTGGACCTGCAGCAGGGACAGAACTTGCTCCAAGGCCTGAGCAAGCTCAGGCCCTCTACCTCAG GGCCCCAAAGTCACGACTACCTCCCCCAGGAGCGGGAGGGAGAAGATGGCCTGTCCCTGCAAGTAGAGCCAGAGTGGAGGAATGAGCTCTGA
- the MOV10 gene encoding helicase MOV-10 isoform X1, which translates to MPSKFSCRQLRETGQCFESFLVDRGLDMETDRERLRTVYNWDFKISFGTPAPGFSSMLYGMKIANLAYVTKTRVRFFRLDRWANVWFPEKRRVKLGSDISKHHKSLLAKIFYDRAEYLHGKHGVDVEVQGPHEARDGQLLIRLDLNRKEVLTLRLRNGGTQPVTLTHLFPLCRTPQFAFYNGDQELPCPLGPGECYELHVHCKTSFVGYFPATVLWELLGPGEPGSEGAGTFYIARFLAAVAHSPLAAQLKPTTPFKRTRITGNPVVTSRIEEGERPDRAKGYDLELSMALGTYYPPPRLRQLLPILLQGTSIFTAPKEIAEIKAQLETGLQWRNYEVKLRLLLHLEELQMEHDIRHYDLESVPMTWDPADQNPRLLTLEVPGVTESRPSVLRGDHLFALLSSETHQEDPVTYKGFVHKVELDRVKLSFSTSLLSRFVDGLTFKVNFTFNRQPLRVQHRALELTGRWPLWPMLFPVASRGVPLLPSDVTLKLYDRSLESNPEQLQAMKYIVMGTTRPAPYIIFGPPGTGKTVTLVEAIKQVVKHLPKAHILACAPSNSGADLLCQRLRVHLPSSIYRLLAPSRDIRMVPEDIKPCCNWDAKKGDYVFPAKKKLQEYRVLITTLITASRLVSAQFPIDHFTHIFIDEAGHSMEPESLVAIAGLMEVKETDNPGGQLVLAGDPRQLGPVLRSPLTQKHGLGYSLLERLLTYNALYKKGSNGYNPQFITKLLRNYRSHPTILDIPNRLYYEGELQACADVVDRERFCRWEGLPRQGFPIIFHGVMGKDEREGNSPSFFNPEEAATVTSYLKLLLAPSSKKGKARLSPRSVGVISPYRKQVEKIRHCITKLDKELRGLDDIKDLKALSLTLQVGSVEEFQGQERSVILISTVRSSQSFVQLDLDFNLGFLKNPKRFNVAVTRAKALLIVVGNPLLLGHDPDWKVFLEFCKENGGYTGCPFPAKLDLQQGQNLLQGLSKLRPSTSGPQSHDYLPQEREGEDGLSLQVEPEWRNEL; encoded by the exons CTTTGGGACCCCTGCCCCTGGCTTCTCCTCCATGCTGTATGGAATGAAGATTGCAAATCTGGCCTACGTCACCAAGACTCGGGTCAGGTTCTTCAGACTCGACCGCTGGGCCAACGTGTGGTTCCCAGAAAAGAGGAGAGTGAAGCTGGGGTCAGACATCAGCAAACACCACAAGTCACTGCTAGCCAAGATCTTCTACGAcag GGCTGAGTATCTTCACGGGAAACATGGGGTGGACGTGGAAGTCCAGGGGCCCCATGAAGCCCGAGATGGGCAGCTCCTTATCCGCCTGGATTTGAACCGCAAGGAGGTGCTGACCCTGAGGCTTCGGAACGGAGGAACCCAGCCTGTCACCCTCACTCACCTCTTCCCACTCTGCCGGACCCCCCAGTTTGCCTTCTACAATGGAGACCAGGAGCTGCCCTGCCCACTGGGCCCCG GCGAGTGCTACGAGCTCCATGTCCATTGCAAGACCAGCTTTGTGGGCTACTTCCCGGCCACGGTGCTCTGGGAGCTGCTGGGCCCCGGGGAGCCGGGTTCAGAAGGAGCTGGTACTTTCTACATCGCCCGATTCTTGGCCGCCGTTGCCCACAGTCCCCTGGCTGCACAGCTGAAGCCCACGACTCCCTTCAAGCGGACCCGGATCACTGGAAACCCTGTAGTGACCAGCCGgatagaggaaggagagagacctGATCG CGCTAAGGGCTATGACCTGGAGCTGAGTATGGCGCTGGGCACGTACTACCCACCCCCTCGCCTCCGGCAGCTGCTCCCCATCCTTCTTCAGGGGACAAGTATCTTCACTGCCCCAAAGGAGATTGCAGAGATCAA GGCCCAGCTGGAGACAGGCCTGCAGTGGAGGAACTACGAGGTGAAGCTCCGGCTCCTGCTGCACCTGGAGGAGCTGCAGATGGAGCATGACATCCGCCATTATGACCTGGAGTCGGTGCCCATGACCTGGGACCCCGCAGACCAGAACCCCAGGCTGCTCACACTGGAG GTTCCCGGGGTGACCGAGAGCCGCCCCTCAGTGCTACGGGGTGACCACCTGTTCGCACTTTTGTCCTCTGAGACCCATCAGGAGGACCCTGTCACCTACAAGGGCTTTGTACATAAGGTGGAATTGGACCGTGTCAAGCTGAGCTTTTCCACGAG CCTCCTGAGCCGCTTTGTGGATGGGCTGACCTTCAAGGTGAACTTTACCTTCAACCGCCAGCCCCTGCGGGTGCAACACCGCGCCCTGGAGCTCACGGGGCGCTGGCCGCTGTGGCCCATGCTCTTTCCCGTGGCCTCCCGTGGGGTCCCGCTGCTGCCCTCAGATGTGACGCTCAA GCTATATGACCGCAGTCTGGAGTCGAACCCTGAGCAGCTGCAGGCCATGAAGTACATTGTCATGGGTACCACCCGTCCAGCCCCCTACATCATCTTTGGGCCTCCGGGCACTGGCAAGACTGTCACCCTAGTGGAAGCCATCAAGCAG GTGGTGAAACACTTGCCCAAAGCCCACATCCTGGCCTGCGCTCCGTCCAACTCAGGGGCTGACCTCCTCTGTCAGCGGCTCCGGGTCCACCTGCCCAGCTCCATCTACCGCCTCCTGGCCCCCAGCAGGGACATTCGCATGGTGCCCGAGGACATCAAG CCCTGCTGCAACTGGGATGCAAAGAAGGGGGATTACGTGTTTCCCGCCAAGAAGAAGCTGCAGGAATATCGTGTCTTGATTACCACCCTCATCACGGCCAGCAG GTTGGTCTCCGCTCAGTTTCCCATCGATCACTTCACACACATCTTCATCGACGAGGCCGGCCACTCCATGGAGCCCGAGAGTCTGGTGGCCATAGCAG GGCTGATGGAAGTCAAGGAAACAGACAATCCAGGAGGGCAGCTGGTGCTGGCAGGAGACCCTAGGCAGCTGGGGCCCGTGCTGCGCTCCCCGCTGACCCAGAAGCATGGGCTGGGGTACTCACTGCTGGAGCGGCTGCTGACCTACAACGCCCTATACAAGAAGGGCTCCAATGGCTATAACCCCCAGTTCATAACCAAGCTGCTGCGCAACTACAG GTCCCACCCCACCATCCTGGATATCCCTAACCGACTCTATTATGaaggggagctgcaggcctgTGCCGACGTTGTGGACCGAGAGCGTTTCTGCCGCTGGGAGGGTCTGCCTCGACAG GGCTTTCCCATCATCTTTCATGGCGTAATGGGCAAGGATGAGCGTGAGGGCAATAGCCCATCATTCTTCAACCCGGAAGAGGCTGCCACAGTGACTTCCTACCTGAAGCTGCTTCTGGCCCCCTCCTCCAAGAAGGGCAAAGCCCGCCTGAGCCCCCGAAGCGTGGGTGTCATCTCTCCATATCGGAAGCAG GTGGAAAAAATCCGTCATTGCATCACCAAACTTGACAAGGAGCTTCGGGGACTGGATGACATCAAAGACTTGAAG GCCCTGTCTCTCACCCTCCAGGTGGGCTCCGTGGAAGAGTTCCAAGGCCAAGAGCGCAGCGTCATCCTCATTTCCACCGTCCGGAGCAGCCAGAGCTTTGTGCAGCTGGATCTGGACTTTAACCTGGGTTTCCTTAAGAACCCCAAG AGGTTCAACGTGGCTGTGACCCGGGCCAAGGCTTTGCTCATCGTGGTGGGCAACCCGCTTCTCCTGGGCCATGACCCTGACTGGAAAGT ATTCCTGGAGTTCTGTAAAGAAAACGGGGGGTATACCGGGTGCCCCTTCCCTGCCAAACTGGACCTGCAGCAGGGACAGAACTTGCTCCAAGGCCTGAGCAAGCTCAGGCCCTCTACCTCAG GGCCCCAAAGTCACGACTACCTCCCCCAGGAGCGGGAGGGAGAAGATGGCCTGTCCCTGCAAGTAGAGCCAGAGTGGAGGAATGAGCTCTGA
- the RHOC gene encoding rho-related GTP-binding protein RhoC, translated as MAAIRKKLVIVGDGACGKTCLLIVFSKDQFPEVYVPTVFENYIADIEVDGKQVELALWDTAGQEDYDRLRPLSYPDTDVILMCFSIDSPDSLENIPEKWTPEVKHFCPNVPIILVGNKKDLRQDEHTRRELAKMKQEPVRSEEGRDMANRISAFGYLECSAKTKEGVREVFEMATRAGLQVRKNKRRRGCPIL; from the exons ATGGCTGCGATCAGAAAGAAGCTGGTGATTGTGGGGGATGGGGCCTGTGGGAAGACCTGCCTCCTCATCGTCTTCAGCAAGGATCAGTTCCCCGAAGTCTATGTCCCCACTGTCTTTGAGAACTACATCGCAGACATAGAGGTGGACGGCAAACAG GTGGAGCTGGCTCTGTGGGACACAGCTGGGCAGGAAGACTATGATCGCCTGCGGCCTCTCTCCTACCCGGACACTGACGTCATCCTCATGTGCTTCTCCATCGACAGCCCCGACAGcctgg AAAACATTCCTGAGAAGTGGACCCCGGAGGTGAAGCACTTCTGCCCCAACGTGCCCATCATCCTGGTGGGGAACAAGAAGGACCTGAGGCAAGATGAGCATACCAGGAGAGAGCTGGCCAAGATGAAGCAG GAACCCGTGCGATCTGAGGAGGGCCGGGACATGGCAAACCGGATCAGTGCCTTTGGCTACCTCGAGTGCTCAGCCAAGACcaaggagggggtgagggaggtaTTCGAGATGGCCACTCGGGCCGGCCTCCAGGTTCGCAAGAATAAGCGCCGGAGGGGTTGTCCCATTCTCTGA
- the PPM1J gene encoding protein phosphatase 1J — MLNRVRSAVAHLVSSGGAPPPRPKSPDLPNAPLAQTAAPPEAPRSPPARAGSAAPAKTVEARASFSRPTFLQLSPRGLRRADDHAGRAVQSPPDTGRRLPWSTGYAEVINAGKSRHNEDQACCEVVYVEGRRSVSGAPREPSQGQGLCFYYWGLFDGHAGGGAAEMASRLLHRHIREQLKDLVEILQDPSPPPLCLPSTPGAPGSSDSSHLVGPQSCWSSQKEVTHESLVVGAIENAFQFMDEQMARERHGHQVEGGCCALVVVYLLGKVYVANAGDSRAIIVRNGEIIPMSREFTPETERQRLQLLGFLKPELLGGEFTHLEFPRRIQPKELGQRMLYRDQNMTGWAYKKIELEDLRFPLVCGEGKKARVMATIGVTRGLGDHNLKVCSSTLPIKPFLSCFPEVQVYDLTQYEHCPDDVLVLGTDGLWDVTSDWEVAATVDRVLSAYEPNDASRYTALAQALVLGARGIPRDRGWRLPNNKLGSGDDISVFVIPLGGPGSYS, encoded by the exons ATGCTAAACCGGGTGCGCTCGGCCGTGGCGCACCTGGTGAGCTCTGGGGGCGCCCCGCCTCCGCGCCCCAAGTCCCCAGATCTGCCCAACGCGCCCTTGGCGCAGACCGCCGCTCCTCCAGAAGCGCCCAGGAGCCCTCCGGCGAGGGCTGGGAGCGCAGCGCCGGCGAAGACGGTAGAGGCTCGAGCGAGCTTCTCCCGACCGACCTTCCTGCAGCTGAGCCCACGGGGGCTGCGACGCGCCGACGACCACGCTGGCCGGGCTGTGCAAAGCCCCCCGGACACCGGCCGTCGCCTGCCCTGGAGCACGGGCTACGCCGA GGTCATCAACGCTGGCAAAAGTCGGCACAATGAGGACCAGGCTTGCTGTGAGGTGGTGTATGTGGAAGGTCGGAGGAGtgtttcaggggcgcctaggGAGCCTAGCCAAGGCCAG GGACTCTGCTTCTACTACTGGGGCCTGTTTGATGGGCATGCAGGGGGCGGAGCTGCCGAAATGGCCTCCAGGCTCCTGCACCGCCACATCCGGGAGCAGCTAAAGGACCTGGTAGAGATACTCCAGGACCCCTcgccacctcccctctgcctcccatctaccccaggagccccaggttcCTCTGATTCTTCTCACTTGGTTGGTCCTCAGTCCTGCTGGTCTTCACAGAAGGAAGTGACCCATGAGAGCCTGGTAGTGGGGGCCATAGAGAATGCCTTCCAGTTCATG GATGAGCAGATGGCCCGGGAGCGGCATGGCCACCAAGTGGAGGGGGGCTGCTGTGCACTGGTTGTGGTCTACTTGCTAGGCAAGGTGTATGTGGCCAATGCAGGGGACAGCAG AGCCATCATTGTCCGGAATGGTGAAATCATTCCCATGTCCCGGGAGTTCACCCCGGAGACTGAGCGCCAGCGTCTTCAGCTGCTT GGCTTCCTGAAACCAGAGCTGCTAGGTGGTGAATTCACCCACCTTGAGTTCCCCCGCAGAATTCAGCCCAAGGAGCTGGGGCAGAGGATGCTGTACCGGGACCAGAACATGACCGGCTG ggcctacAAAAAGATCGAGCTGGAGGATCTCAGGTTTCCTCTGGTCTGTGGGGAGGGCAAAAAG GCTCGAGTGATGGCCACCATTGGGGTGACCCGGGGCTTGGGAGACCACAACCTTAAGGTCTGCAGCTCCACTCTGCCCATCAAgcccttcctctcctgcttccctgag GTGCAAGTGTATGACCTGACGCAGTATGAGCACTGCCCAGATGACGTGCTAGTCCTGGGAACAGATGGACTGTGGGATGTGACCAGTGACTGGGAGGTAGCTGCCACTGTGGACAGGGTGCTGTCGGCCTATGAGCCCAATGACGCCAGCAG GTACACAGCTCTGGCCCAAGCTCTGGTCCTGGGGGCCCGGGGCATCCCCAGGGACCGTGGCTGGCGTCTCCCCAACAACAAGCTGGGTTCCGGGGATGACATCTCGGTCTTCGTCATCCCTCTAGGGGGGCCAGGCAGTTACTCCTGA